A single genomic interval of Melanotaenia boesemani isolate fMelBoe1 chromosome 4, fMelBoe1.pri, whole genome shotgun sequence harbors:
- the ears2 gene encoding probable glutamate--tRNA ligase, mitochondrial: MSLCHKSYTWCCLRTLVSHRGFQCLTAVRDRPVGLRQHAAINRCCSTVQGEVRVRFAPSPTGFLHLGGLRTALYNYIFAKKYEGVFVLRLEDTDQSRLVPGAAESIEDMLEWAGIPPDESPRRGGALGPYLQSQRLELYNQIAQQLVESGHAYYCFCSPQRLELLKKEALRAGQTPRYDNRCRHLRPDQVQEKLAQGLSHVIRFRLEAGVEPFQDLIFGWNRHEVAQVEGDPVVMKADGFPTYHLANIVDDHYMKISHVLRGSEWLISTSKHLLMYRALGWQPPTFGHLPLLMNKDGSKLSKRQGDIFIQSFQRDGVLPEALLDITTNCGSGFNTNRMGRRIHELISEFNPSKITTHSALLDLEKLPEFNRIHLQQQIEDEERCHFLIKDLQEQIQQAYTGEIQDKEVLHEDYIKRVLHLRKGHVSSLKELVSPAYAYLWVRPSFSSQQVATLTPEAHLIASLVLKLIKERDEELTVGGLSKDLKTLAKQTKVTKYGEVMKLLRLALSGLQQGPSVAEMMVSLGPAEIRHRFLKFLQLSDAS; this comes from the exons ATGTCACTTTGCCACAAATCTTACACATGGTGCTGTCTGCGCACTCTGGTGTCTCACAGAGGATTTCAGTGTCTAACAGCAGTCAGAGACAGACCGGTTGGACTCCGGCAGCATGCCGCTATCAACAGATGTTGCTCGACGGTTCAGGGCGAAGTGAGGGTTAGGTTTGCTCCCAGTCCCACAG GCTTCTTACACCTTGGAGGTCTCCGAACTGCTCTCTACAATTATATCTTTGCAAAAAAGTATGAAGGTGTTTTTGTCCTCCGACTGGAAGACACTGATCAAAGCAGACTGGTACCAGGAGCTGCAGAATCCATAgaggacatgctggagtgggCTG GTATACCTCCAGATGAGAGCCCTCGTCGAGGGGGGGCACTGGGTCCATACCTGCAGTCTCAGAGATTAGAGCTCTACAATCAAATAGCCCAGCAGCTTGTTGAAAGTGGACATGCCTACTATTGTTTCTGCAGCCCTCAGAGGCTGGAACTACTAAAAAAAGAGGCTTTAAGAGCTGGGCAGACTCCAag gTATGACAATCGGTGTCGCCACCTGCGACCTGACCAGGTCCAGGAAAAGCTGGCTCAGGGACTCTCGCATGTGATCAGGTTTCGTCTGGAAGCTGGCGTTGAGCCTTTTCAGGATTTGATCTTTGGATGGAATCGTCATGAGGTGGCACAG GTGGAAGGTGACCCTGTTGTGATGAAAGCTGATGGTTTTCCCACCTACCACCTCGCCAATATAGTAGATGATCATTACATGAAGATCAGCCATGTACTGCGGGGATCTGAGTGGCTCATCTCCACCTCTAAACATCTCCTCATGTATCGGGCTCTTGGATGGCAGCCGCCCACTTTTGGACATCTGCCACTTCTGATGAATAAAGATGGGAGTAAGTTGTCGAAGCGACAGGGGGACATTTTCATTCAGAGCTTCCAGAGAGATGGGGTCCTACCAGAGGCTCTGCTGGATATCACAACCAACTGCGGGTCTGGATTCAACA CCAATCGAATGGGGCGGAGGATACATGAACTGATTTCTGAGTTTAATCCTTCAAAGATCACAACTCATTCTGCTTTGTTAGACCTGGAAAAACTACCAGAGTTCAACAG AATCCACCTGCAGCAGCAAATCGAAGATGAGGAGCGGTGTCATTTCTTGATAAAAGACCTGCAGGAGCAAATCCAGCAGGCCTACACAGGAGAGATCCAGGACAAAGAAGTGCTACATGAGGATTATATCAAGCGGGTTCTGCATCTCCGCAAG GGTCATGTATCCTCCCTGAAGGAGCTTGTGAGCCCAGCTTATGCTTACTTGTGGGTGCGTCCTTCCTTCTCCAGCCAGCAGGTGGCAACACTCACTCCAGAGGCCCATCTCATTGCTTCACTAGTGCTGAA GTTAATCAAAGAACGAGATGAGGAGCTGACGGTGGGCGGACTCAGTAAAGACCTGAAGACTCTGGCAAAGCAGACTAAAGTCACCAAGTACGGAGAAGTGATGAAGCTCTTACGTCTGGCTCTCAGTGGGCTGCAG CAAGGTCCCAGTGTTGCTGAGATGATGGTGTCTCTGGGTCCTGCAGAGATCAGACATCGATTCCTAAAGTTTCTGCAGCTTTCAGATGCTAGTTGA